Below is a genomic region from Penaeus monodon isolate SGIC_2016 chromosome 33, NSTDA_Pmon_1, whole genome shotgun sequence.
CATTACACTTACTNNNNNNNNNNNNNNNNNNNNNNNNNNNNNNNNNNNNNNNNNNNNNNNNNNNAATTTGGTTTAAGATGCATATACTAAACAGTTGTTTTAACATTACTGCTGTGATTGAGGAACCAAACTTTTAGCCTCATTTGCAGGAATATCATATGCTGCTACCAAAGTTTTAGGAGGTGGGAAAATTATGTTTCCTGTGCTTCTAATTTTTCCTCTGAGTGATTGACTGACCTTGTGCTGCAGTCTGTGCACAGTCCAGTATGGCATCATAAGTTCCTGTTGCAGGGGTGTAAATTTCACTGCTAAGCATGCTCCACAAGTAGCAGAGATAAGGCAATGGAGATGAAGAAACAGAAGTGGCTGGTGTTGTTGAGTAAACTCAGTCaatatcaaacaaataaatactgATGAAATTACAAAGTCCTGGGCATAAATAGGCTGGTTGCAGTAGAAACCCTCAGGTAAGGTCCTGGTGAGATAGGTAATGATTGACAGTGCCAAGAATGTTCATGTCACTTTAGGGTCACCAGTGTAGTAAAGAAAACATGTATGGTCAAGTATTAATTTAGGAGACAAATGGTAAATGTATTTCAGTCAATGTCAAGCTGATGAGTGCTGGCAAAATTATCCAGCAGGTCCCAGAAAGGATAGCAGTAATTAGGGGGTGCCAACAGCCAAACCAAGCACATCTGGTAAAGGCCTACTTAAGTTCTATGATCTGGAAATTTGGCGGAACACTGACTCTAACACACTTCACTGNNNNNNNNNNNNNNNNNNNNNNNNNNNNNNNNNNNNNNNNNNNNNNNNNNNNNNNNNNNNNNNNNNNNNNNNNNNNNNNNNNNNNNNNNNNNNNNNNNNNNNNNNNNNNNNNTTCTAGAGCATGTGGTCTGAATATGATAGGATTGATAACGTCATGTGCAAAGTTGGCTTGCTTGTACAATTTTCACACACTGTTAATTCTGTTCCAGTTTCTTTCATCCATATTTGTCATTAGATGTGCCAGCTTGATGCaattgttcattttttcttttccatgaaacttaaaatatacaaaattatgccCAAATCTATAAAGttcttcaataattttttttctataaagttTTCTCATTGCTGTGATAAGCTAAAAATAAGATGAGACATGTGCAATATCTTTTTCTGATAGTATTTTGTGGCCTTCCAACATGAGCTGTTTTAGCTTGGACAAACAGTTCTTAGGTATTCTCCTGtctattttctcattcttctctttattcctgttttttttttccatatccagCTTTGCTCCCTAATGGAAATATTGCTTTCagcttttaattttcctttagtTCCCCCTCATAgatcattataatagcaaaaaaaaacaacccctgtAAATGGCTGTCAGTAGCGNNNNNNNNNNNNNNNNNNNNNNNNNNNNNNNNNNNNNNNNNNNNNNNNNNNNNNNNNNNNNNNNNNNNNNNNNNNNNNNNNNNNNNNNNNNNNNNNNNNNNNNNNNNNNNNNNNNNNNNNNNNNNNNNNNNNNNNNNNNNNNNNNNNNNNNNNNNNNNNNNNNNNNNNNNNNNNNNNNNNNNNNNNNNNNNNNNNNNNNNNNNNNNNNNNNNNNNNNNNNNNNNNNNNNNNNNNNNNNNNNNNNNNNNNNNNNNNNNNNNNNNNNNNNNNNNNNNNNNNNNNNNNTGCCTGTTATTGGTTGCTATTTCTGNNNNNNNNNNNNNNNNNNNNNNNNNacttttattttttaagatatttatgaatattttatcattctattttctttGAATAAAATTATTGGGACTACCTTTTCTATTACAAATGTGTGTTAAGTGATGTTAACAGAGGCTTTTAATTTGTATAAAATCAGTCTGAttttgatgtaataaaaaaaaataagaacaaaaacaaatcttTCCATGTATGTTTCNNNNNNNNNNNNNNNNNNNNNNNNNNNNNNNNNNNNNNNNNNNNNNNNNNNNNNNNNNNNNNNNNNNNNNNNNNNNNNNNNNNNNNNNNNNNNNNNNNNNNNNNNNNNNNNNNNNNNNNNNNNNNNNNNNNNNNNNNNNNNNNNNNNNNNNNNNNNNNNNNNNNNNNNNNNNNNNNNNNNNNNNNNNNNNNNNNNNNNNNNNNNNNNNNNNNNNNNNNNNNNNNNNNNNNNNNNNNNNNNNNNNNNNNNNNNNNNNNNNNNNNNNNNNNNNNNNNNNNNNNNNNNNNNNNNNNNNNNNNNNNNNNNNNNNNNNNNNNNNNNNNNNNNNNNNNNNNNNNNNNNNNNNNNNNNNNNNNNNNNNNNNNNNNNNNNNNNNNNNNNNNNNNNNNNNNNNNNNNNNNNNNNNNNNNNNNNNNNNNNNNNNNNNNNNNNNNNNNNNNNNNNNNCCAACCCCGCCTCACCTNNNNNNNNNNNNNNNNNNNNNNNNNNNNNNNNNNNNNNNNNNNNNNNNNNNNNNNNNNNNNNNNNNNNNNNNNNNNNNNNNNNNNNNNNNNNNNNNNNNNNNNNNNNNNNNNNNNNNNNNNNNNNNNNNNNNNNNNNNNNNNNNNNNNNNNNNNNNNNNNNNNNNNNNNNNNNNNNNNNNNNNNNNNNNNNNNNNNNNNNNNNNNNNNNNNNNNNNNNNNNNNNNNNNNNNNNNNNNNNNNNNNNNNNNNNNNNNNNNNNNNNNNNNNNNNNNNNNNNNNNNNNNNNNNNNNNNNNNNNNNNNNNNNNNNNNNNNNNNNNNNNNNNNNNNNNNNNNNNNNNNNNNNNNNNNNNNNNNNNNNNNNNNNNNNNNNNNNNNNNNNNNNNNNNNNNNNNNNNNNNNNNNNNNNNNNNNNNNNNNNNNNNNNNNNNNNNNNNNNNNNNNNNNNNNNNNNNNNNNNNNNNNNNNNNNNNNNNNNNNNNNNNNNNNNNNNNNNNNNNNNNNNNNNNNNNNNNNNNNNNNNNNNNNNNNNNNNNNNNNNNNNNNNNNNNNNNNNNNNNNNNNNNNNNNNNNNNNNNNNNNNNNNNNNNNNNNNNNNNNNNNNNNNNNNNNNNNNNNNNNNNNNNNNNNNNNNNNNNNNNNNNNNNNNNNNNNNNNNNNNNNNNNNNNNNNNNNNNNNNNNNNNNNNNNNNNNNNNNNNNNNNNNNNNNNNNNNNNNNNNNNNNNNNNNNNNNNNNNNNNNNNNNNNNNNNNNNNNNNNNNNNNNNNNNNNNNNNNNNNNNNNNNNNNNNNNNNNNNNNNNNNNNNNNNNNNNNNNNNNNNNNNNNNNNNNNNNNNNNNNNNNNNNNNNNNNNNNNNNNNNNNNNNNNNNNNNNNNNNNNNNNNNNNNNNNNNNNNNNNNNNNNNNNNNNNNNNNNNNNNNNNNNNNNNNNNNNNNNNNNNNNNNNNNNNNNNNNNNNNNNNNNNNNNNNNNNNNNNNNNNNNNNNNNNNNNNNNNNNNNNNNNNNNNNNNNNNNNNNNNNNNNNNNNNNNNNNNNNNNNNNNNNNNNNNNNNNNNNNNNNNNNNNNNNNNNNNNNNNNNNNNNNNNNNNNNNNNNNNNNNNNNNNNNNNNNNNNNNNNNNNNNNNNNNNNNNNNNNNNNNNNNNNNNNNNNNNNNNNNNNNNNNNNNNNNNNNNNNNNNNNNNNNNNNNNNNNNNNNNNNNNNNNNNNNNNNNNNNNNNNNNNNNNNNNNNNNNNNNNNNNNNNNNNNNNNNNNNNNNNNNNNNNNNNNNNNNNNNNNNNNNNNNNNNNNNNNNNNNNNNNNNNNNNNNNNNNNNNNNNNNNNNNNNNNNNNNNNNNNNNNNNNNNNNNNNNNNNNNNNNNNNNNNNNNNNNNNNNNNNNNNNNNNNNNNNNNNNNNNNNNNNNNNNNNNNNNNNNNNNNNNNNNNNNNNNNNNNNNNNNNNNNNNNNNNNNNNNNNNNNNNNNNNNNNNNNNNNNNNNNNNNNNNNNNNNNNNNNNNNNNNNNNNNNNNNNNNNNNNNNNNNNNNNNNNNNNNNNNNNNNNNNNNNNNNNNNTCCACTTGAGTCCCAAACTGCGCTACCCATCAATTATGGGNNNNNNNNNNNNNNNNNNNNNNNNNNNNNNNNNNNNNNNNNNNNNNNNNNNNNNNNNNNNNNNNNNNNNNNNNNNNNNNNNNNNNNNNNNNNNNNNNNNNNNNNNNNNNNNNNNNNNNNNNNNNNNNNNNNNNNNNNNNNNNNNNNNNNNNNNNNNNNNNNNNNNNNNNNNNNNNNNNNNNNNNNNNNNNNNNNNNNNNNNNNNNNNNNNNNNNNNNNNNNNNNNNNNNNNNNNNNNNNNNNNNNNNNNNNNNNNNNNNNNNNNNNNNNNNNNNNNNNNNNNNNNNNNNNNNNNNNNNNNNNNNNNNNNNNNNNNNNNNNNNNNNNNNNNNNNNNNNNNNNNNNNNNNNNNNNNNNNNNNNNNNNNNNNNNNNNNNNNNNNNNNNNNNNNNNNNNNNNNNNNNNNNNNNNNNNNNNNNNNNNNNNNNNNNNNNNNNNNNNNNNNNNNNNNNNNNNNNNNNNNNNNNNNNNNNNNNNNNNNNNNNNNNNNNNNNNNNNNNNNNNNNNNNNNNNNNNNNNNNNNNNNNNNNNN
It encodes:
- the LOC119594447 gene encoding uncharacterized protein LOC119594447 (The sequence of the model RefSeq protein was modified relative to this genomic sequence to represent the inferred CDS: added 112 bases not found in genome assembly); its protein translation is MSAGKIIQQVPERIAVIRGCQQPNQAHLVKAYLSSMIWKFGGTLTLTHFTEQQQLRTALSFCLESLHGFPLELHFSCTPSHHSGHSHPSRACGLNMIGLITSCAKLACLYNFHTLLILFQFLSSIFVIRCASLMQLFIFSFP